CAGCCCGATGATGGTCACGCCGCTGCGCGCGCCGACGTCGGTCAGCTCCGGCACCGACTCGACGAGCTTGCCCACCGCGGGGGGCAGGAACACGGTCGTCACGCAGAACGGGACGTCTTCGTGTAGCCGCCGGAATTCCAGCGTGTGCACGCGGTCGGACAGCAGCCGCAGTCGGCCTGCGGCGTCGAGGTCGACCTGCTGGCGCAGCGGGCGGATCAGCTCCATGGTCGTATCGATCGACAGCCCCATCAGGTCGTCGATGGACCCGAACTGGCGCAGGTACTGCTCCTCGCGCGGCGCGGCGAAGGTGCCGCGCCCCGGGATCCGGTACACCATGCCCTCGGCCACGAGGTCCTGGAAGGCGCGGCGCACCGTCTGCCGGCTGACGCGGTGCGTCTCGGCGAGCTCGGCCTCGGTGGGCAGGCGTTTGCCCTCGGGATAGTCGTGCTGCAGGATCGCCGCCCGCAGTTCCCGCGCCAATCGCAGGTATGCGCTCTCCCGACCATCGGTCCGCTGTGCCACGTCACCACCTCGCTGCTGTCGCCTCCGACCGTAGCGGAAACGTTCCAGCGCCCTGACGGGGGCGATTTCACTGGAGATCGACGTGCCGTTTCCAGTGAAATCGCCGACATCGGGTCAGGCGTCGAGGCCGCCGCGGTTGACCAGCTGGGCGGCGATGACGTTGCGCTGGATCTCGTTGGTGCCCTCGCCGACGATCATCAGCGGCGCGTCACGGAAGTACCGCTCCACGTCGAACTCCGTGGAGTAGCCGTAGCCGCCGTGAATGCGCACCGCGTTCAGCGCGATCTCCATCGCCACCTCCGAGGCGAACAGCTTGGCCATGCCGGCTTCCATGTCCACCCGGCGGCCCGCGTCGTA
The sequence above is a segment of the Saccharopolyspora phatthalungensis genome. Coding sequences within it:
- a CDS encoding GntR family transcriptional regulator; protein product: MAQRTDGRESAYLRLARELRAAILQHDYPEGKRLPTEAELAETHRVSRQTVRRAFQDLVAEGMVYRIPGRGTFAAPREEQYLRQFGSIDDLMGLSIDTTMELIRPLRQQVDLDAAGRLRLLSDRVHTLEFRRLHEDVPFCVTTVFLPPAVGKLVESVPELTDVGARSGVTIIGLLDDRLTDPIAEAEQSITVGMATPEIAGHLGCEPQRPLLRIDRMYQSTTGQPVELAVSHFLPEHYSYRVRLRRNVR